AAGTGAGCTGGTAGCACGCAAATTCGCCGCCGCCAGGGCTGGCGGGCTTACCCCCATTCTCTGCGTGGGTGAAACGCTGGCCGAGCGAGAGAACGGACTCACCGATGCCGTCGTGGCGCGCCAACTCAAGGCCGTGATCGAGTTGAACGGCATCGCCAGCTTCGATACGGCCGTGATCGCGTATGAGCCCGTGTGGGCCATTGGCACCGGGCACACGGCCTCACCCGAGCAGGCCCAGCACGTTCATGCGTTCATCCGTAGCCAACTGGAAAAAGAAGATGCTATGATTGCCCGTCTGACCCGACTGCTTTACGGCGGTAGCGTCAAAGCGGCAAATGCTGCGGATTTGTTCGCACAGCCGGATGTGGATGGTGGGTTGATCGGGGGCGCCTCGCTGGCATCGGCTGATTTCCTCGGTATCTGCGCCGCAGCCTATTGAGCATCACGGACTCTTAAAGAGAACCATGTTCGTCATTTTCAGCGTCTTCTACATTCTGATCGCCGCGGCGATGATCGTGCTGATTTTGATGCAGCGCGGCGCTGGTGCGGACGCGGGCTCCGGTTTCGGCGGCGGTGCATCCGCCACTGTGTTCGGTGCACGTGGTTCGGCGAGCTTCCTGACGCGTACCACAGCGGTGCTGGCCGCGCTGTTCTTTGCGCTGAGCCTGGGCATGGGTATGTACCTGAGCCACAGCGGCAAAACGCAGAGCGATAACAGCGGTGATCTGGGCGTGATGTCGGGTCTTGCCAACAAGCCGGCGGCAACGCAGAATGCGCAGCCCGTCGCTCCGGTCAATGCGGAAATCCCGCAGGCCACCAAGTCGGCCCAGGGCGATGTTCCTGCCGCGACGACTCCGGCCAAGCCTGCAGGCGATGTGCCTGCAGCAGAACCAGCAAAGAAAAACTAAGTAAGACACCTGCCCAGGTGGCGGAATTGGTAGACGCACTACCTTGAGGTGGTAGCGCCGTAAGGCGTGGGGGTTCGAGTCCCCCCTTGGGCACCAATGAGAGATTTGGAACTGTCCACGACAGTCCAGAATCGTAGATAACCCCGCGTAATTGCGGGGTTTTTTATTGTCTGTTGTCCAGGGGTGTCCTGAGCTATCCAGGGCAATCCAGGATTGGTGGGTATAATTTTGGGTACAATTTTCCCTCTATGTACCCAAATAGGTCTCAAGCTATGCCGCGTCTTGCCGCGTCATTGACCGAACTTCAGATCCGGAAAGCCAAGCCCCAGGACAAGCCGTACTTCCTCTCGGATGGTAATGGGCTGGTGCTCTGGATTAGTCCCGCCGGGCTCAAAGCTTGGCGTGTGCGTTACCGTCTGTCGGATGGTTCGCGGCCCGCGCCTGCGACGGTTGGTCATTACCCGGAAATGTCACTGGCGGATGCGCGCGTTAAAGCAGTGGAAGTGCAGCGCGATGCTAAGCATGGGAAGACCACTGCTGGCCTTCGTAAGGCTCGCCAAGAGATAGATGCTGCTGCGGATGCCGGAGTGGCGGCTGAGGCAGAGCTTCGCGCTGAAATTGAGCAAGCATCATTTCGCTCTGTATCTGGGCGATGGATGGCGGAGAAGCGCTTAACTTGGGCGACGGAAGCCAAGATGACTGCGTCGGGTGCGCCGGTATTCCGCTTGAGCTGGACAAACGCCTGCTTGGCGGGAGCGGGAAGGTGTGCGTACGGGCAGTCCTTCATGTCGAGTGGAGGACCAATAAGGTCCTCCACTCGCAGCTCGACGTGATGATGCTGCATACGCGCCATGTTGTTGAAGCCGATTCGAGGCGAGGTATGTTTGCTCTGTGACTCGCCCGGATAGAGAGCATGGTTGGCGGTGGTTGGCATCAAGCCATCTTGAGGCGCGCAATGCACTTCTATACCTTTGATGCCCGCGTTCATTGCACACCGCCAAGCAGTTGATCACTGGCAAGCTTGGCAGCCGCCGCAAGGAGCGCATCTACCTTCGTGTAATGTAGCTTAGGGATAATGGACTTTACCTTCTTGCGAATCTTGTCGTCAGATTCGCCACGACCCATCGCCATGCGTATAGATGGGATCAATTTAGCGAGCTGCTCGGCCTCCAACTCTTCCGGTGTAGGCTCAATCGACTCGATGGCCATGATGGCCTGGTTAATCAAGTCATCGCCTATGACGATGACTTCCTTCTTGGCGTTCTTGTTAGCCATGTTAGATTTCTCCGCGCTTGATCAGCGCACAGGAGTTATTGGTGTTGGTATCGTCAACCTGACGCGAGCGATCGCGCACAACTTTCCGCCACGCACGAATCTCTTCGGCAAGGAAAAGCTTCTTGCCGTTGCGATTACGGACTAGCGAATGGACTGCCCCGGGATTGACGACACCCACCAGCCTCACAGTGAGGCCTTCTCAAAGGCCTCGGGGCTGACGCCACCGAGATGGCTGTGACGACGGGTTCGATTGTAAAAGACCTCGATGTAGTCGAAGACATCGGCGCGGGCCAGATCACGGGTTTTGTACACGCGTTTGCGGATGCGTTCCTTCTTCAGGCTGCTGAAGAACGATTCGGCCACGGCATTATCCCAGCAGTTGCCGCGCCGGCTCATGCTCGGTTGCAGACCGTGGGCACGGCAGAAACGTTGCCAGTCATCACTACCGTATTGTGAGCCTTGGTCGGAGTGTACGATCACTGCTTTCGTGGGTTTGCGCCGCCAGATCGCCATCAGCAATGCGTCCAGCACCCCTTCGCGGGCCAGCGTCGGCTTCATCGACCAACCGATGACCTTGCGCGAATGCAGATCGATGACGACCGCCAGATAAAGCCACCCCTGCCAGGTGCGCAGATAGGTGATGTCGGTGACCCAGGCCTGGTCGGGCTGATCGACGGTGAACTGCCGCTGCAGGCGATTGGGAGCGATGAGTGACGGACGTCCGACGATACGACGAGGCGCCTTGTAGCCGCGAATTGCCTTGATCTTCTGGGCATGCATGATCTTCTCCACGCGATGCTTGCCACATACCTCGCCAGCCTCGCGCAAATCGCCAAGCACGCGCCGCGCACCGTAGACACCACCACTGGCATCGTACGAATCGCGAATCAGTCCAAGCAGGCGCCGATCCTCAATGGCGCGATCGGACTCCGGCTTGTCCAGCCACTGATAGAAGCCACCGCGTGTCACCTCCAGCATTCGACACATCGGAGCCACGCGAAAAACATGGCGGTGGTCGTTGATGAAGCGGTACTTCACTCGGGTTCTTTGGCGAAGTACCGTGCGGCCTTTTTTAAAATGTCGCGCTCCTCTTCCACGCGACGCAGCTGGGCGCGCAGGCGAAGAATTTCGCTCTTCGCCTCTGTCAGTTCAGTGGCCTGCTGTTCGGTCTTGTCGGGTTTTACCGCTTTGACCCATTGATACAGGCTGTGGGTCGAAACGCCGAGACGGGCGGCCACTTCGGCGACCGAGTGGCCGCGGCCGACCACTTGTCGGACCGCTTCTTCTTTGAATTCCGGGGTAAACCGCTGACTGCTCATGGGGCTTCCTCCTATGCTCAAATCATAGGCTGGAAGTGCCGTCATCTCCGGGGCAGTCCAGAATGCGGCATTCGAGTCCACGGGAAAGGGGGGGGTCTTGCCCGTCTCGACTGAGTTTCCCGTTGTCGTCGTACTCAGGCACAACCCCATATTTGTACGCACTAGCTCGGGATAGGCCGATGAAAACAAGAACAGGCTTTAACGCAACGTTGCCACTGTGAGGAAACTCATGCGTTACTTCCGTGCTCTCGCAATCCCTGCGAATGGCGTTGTCACCCTCGCTACTGCTAGCTCGAAGAGTCTGGGCAGTCATGGAGATTAACCAGCAATCTTCTTTGCCGCGTTGTGCGCGTCGATTTCACGCCGATGGAAGAGCTTTTGGCCATTCTTCTCATGCGGAATGGGCAAGATCGCACCGAGGATTGTTTCACCTCGTTCGATCATGGCTGACTGGCCTTTCAGCTTTGCCTTGAATTCTTCACGCGAGGAGAAGCCCATGCTCGCGCAGCCAGTCCTAAAGTTGACTTCGCTATCGGGGTCAGGCGCTGAACGTTCCGGGGGAATGCGTCCGGCTAGGAATGCCTCGGTAATGTTCACTAGGCCATGGGTGAACTTGTCGTCTTTCTGATGCATCAGGCGTGGTCCGTCGTCGGTTGGGACTTGCTTGCCCAGCCAGAATGGCAACGGTGGGGGATGCGCGCCTGCGAATAGATCACGCACCAACCAACCGCCCAAAAATCAAGCATGGACAAACGTTGGATTGGTGCGACGTCAAGGCCAAAGTCGCATGCCGGTCGCTCAGGGAACTGGACGCAACACGGTCTTATCGGTTGTCGGCGTGATTGGTACCGACGGCGGAGGTGATCGGCTAACGAGACCAGCGATACCTCTTGGCGATATTACTACGAGATGCTCGTGCACATGTCAATGCGTGATCGCACGACTTTCTTGCTCGACAAGCACAATGAAGAATGCCTTGGCGATTCGATACCTCAAGAGGGACTAGAGCACGCAACGCTCGACAGTCGACGCGCTCGAGACGCAGCCAGCGGACCAAGGTTCCCCTTTCGGGTATAAATAGCTTTGTCTTAATTAATTTATTTAAAATCAATTAGTTAATTTGTGGTTAGCGTCTCCGCGGGCCGCATCAAGAAGTCCACTCCTTGGAGCGCCAGGCCCTCCGCATCACGTAGCACCGGAGAGGCGGCGCCCACCCTGGCATGCGCTGCAGCCCGCAAGGGTCGATTGGCCAGCCACTCCTCAGTAGGTTGGGGGCTCCCGCCTGAGCAGACCGGGTTGTTCGTCAACGGCCGGATTTCGCCGTTGCTAGGGCCGGAGCTGAAGTATTGCCCGCTTGCGGCGTGTCATGGCGCGATGACTGCAGCGATCGTCTCGTTCGGTCAGCTCGACGCGATGGGCGAGCGCAAGACCATGGGAGACATGTCGCAACTGATGGCGCGATCAGCGCTGGGGCGTTCGTAGTCACCTTCGTACGTAAAGCCGTTGGTAGTCTTACCGGAAATACTGGTCATGATGGTTTCCTTTGGAGTAGATCGTATCTGCGCCTTCCGTCCTTGGATGGGGGCGGTGTGGGAAGATCGCGCGTTGTTGGCCAGCGACTACCGTCAGCGATTGATAAGGCCGGCGTTTAGGTAGGGTGCACCGTCGTCATCCATACGATCGGCGTCGATGTCTTGGCAGTCTTTGTGAGACTCCAGCAAATCGACCTTAGGCACGATCTCACTTCGTCGTGCTGGAGCCTTAGCTCGCGGCGATACCACCGATGCGTCGTACCCCGGAAACCAGCGATTGCGCTGCTGATTGTCTGCAGCATCCGGAAGGGGCTCAAAGTGCAGCTTATGAGGGTGAAAGTAGAGCGAGTTCGTTTGATTGATCATGTACATGGAGTTGCCTCGAGTGTTGACCCGCATCCTTCAGGTCGTAAGCAAGCGCTAGCCCGCGGCTCCGGCCAAGGCGGAGAAAACTCAGAGGCCTTTCAAGAAAAATTACAGATAATCTGAGGCATCCGAGGCGGGTCTAACGAAGCCACGGTGCACGATCAACATGCGCTTTCTTCTGTTATGCCTCTGTAAGGTGTCGCCAGGTTGCTGGCCCGACCTTTCTCCAGAGCGCGCCCTGCTCTTGCTCACCTGCCTTTACGTGTGGTGGCTCTTTCGACCATTGCATTAGGCTGACATCCGCGACCTCCTGGCGCACCACATAGACCGCGCTGTAGTAGCCCGGAAGCCATCGGTCGGGTCCTGGCCAGTCATAGAGCCTAGGAGGAGTGAAATGCACGGCGTTCATATAGCCACCTGGAGTGTTGGCTCGCATCAAGCGATGCATAGGCGGACGACTGTCCGTAACTCCAGCAATAGCTGGAGATAGCTCAGCAGGCGTGAGGGAAGGCGTCGCGTGACTGAGGCGCATGGAATGAGTGTCAGAAAACTAAGCGCTCGACAACCATGCACTCTTTAGTGCTACGAGGATGTGCGGTCGGTCGACAGGCGGTTGTGCTGGTTCTTTCGCCATTTCATGCGGCGTCGGCTTAGAGGTGTGCGTCACTACATCGCCCATAGCGGGCGAATGAAGGTCGCATTGTCTCGCATTGCCCATGAAGCGATGAAACCCACCATGCCAGACATGTCGTCTGACTCAACCAGGCAAATCACTCTCGCCTAACAACTACACGCGCATGCTGCTCGGGCGCCAGGAATGAAAGTCTCCTCCTTGGCAGGCGTCTCAGTTACGCGGTCCTTTCCCTAACGCCCTCTGAGTTCTTCTTCGGTCTGCATCGGAGTCGCGGCTTCGGCCGCTCCAAATCCGCCATGCGGATCACTACTCAAGGCAAATCTATGTCCAATCATGATTCCAACACCTCTCGCGTTCCTGGCAAGAACATCGTCGAGACAGCAGCCGCCAACGGCTCCTTCCATACGCTTAGCAAAGCTCTCGAAGCGGCCGAGCTCACCCATGTTCTGAAGGGCTCGGGCCCCTACACCGTGTTTGCACCGACGGATGCGGCGTTCGAAAAGCTTCCCAAGGGGACACTGGAAAACTGGCTGAAGCCAGAAAACAAAGCGGAGTTGATCTCCGTTCTGAAGTACCACGTGCTGCCGGGCCGGGCATCGGTCGTCGAAGTCGAGAAACTGACCGCACCGAAGATGCTGCAGGGCCAGACTGCGCCGATCACGAAGGACGGTGACAAGCTCCGCATCGGCGGCGCCACCATCACGGGGCCGGACATTGCCTCAAGCAACGGCATCATCCATGCGATCGATACAGTGATCGTGCCCACTAAGCACTAACAGACAGGATCTTGTGGTGGGGTCCGCCCCACTACAAGACTCCATGATGGCGCTTTCGTGGCTTCGGACTGCACTTGCCTCGAAGCGGCTAATGCCGAGAATGCGACCCTAGGGCACCGCTACCTCTGGTGGCACAAATAGCTCGCTCGACATCAACGGCAGAGCCGGTGCCGTAATCCGGCCACATGAGTGGATTCTCCGTGGGGGAGCTTGCATCCAGCAGTTCAATCGATGCCGCGCCAACGAGTTCCATGAGATGACGAACATCGTCCACTGGCATTTCATCGTTCAGCTCCACCGTAACCACGGTGTGGCCCATCTGTGTCGGTTCGGGAAGATGGCTTGGTGATCGGAGCTCCGATGCTTTCTGTCCTTCTCGGTGACCCTGATGGCTGATATTGGACACAACCGATGTAGGCGCACTTGAGCTTGCGGCTGAGTTCCCTACGCTCTCATCCACACAAGCCATCACATGTGCGTGTCGCATGCCCCTTGCTAACAGCTTGTTTATGACAGACGCGGCTGCAAATTGACTGTCAAATTTGGCAACAATAAGGTTAGACATGCTCGCAGATCCTCGTTGGAAACATGCGTATCCATGCTACGCCGTCCACTGGAATCGCTCCGTGAGGGCTTCCTTATTGATGCATCTGGAATGTCGTGCAAAAACCTCTTGCGTCAGTCGTATCACACGCTCGTGTAACACGATCAGGAGCAAGATAGTGAAGCGCTGAGTTTACTCAGACTCACTGTACGCGCCTCAGCCGCTCGGCCCCAACTCTGACGCCACTGAGCTATCTCCGGCTTCGCTGGAGTTGCAGGCTGATGCCTGCCTACGGCCGCGTGATGCGAGCCAACATTCAGGGCAACCTCATGAACGCCATGTACTTCATTCCGCCTAGGCCTTGCGAGGGTCAAGAAGCCAATCGTTGGCTATCTGGCTATTACAGCGCTTTTTACATGATGCTCTACAAAGTCACCTATTTTGATAGGGGTCGGAAGCCGCAAGAGCGACCGCGCGTAACGGCAACGAAGAGAACAATGCCCACAAGGAGCTCCTGAGTCGATGACTTGGTAACACCTCACGGT
This genomic window from Dyella terrae contains:
- the tpiA gene encoding triose-phosphate isomerase, which gives rise to MRKKLVAGNWKMHGSRSMATALVGDVAAALPADIDVVVIPPFPYLGELAMQHAGSGLGFGGQDVSEHEGQGAYTGEVSAAMLADVGAQWVLMGHSERRHYHHETSELVARKFAAARAGGLTPILCVGETLAERENGLTDAVVARQLKAVIELNGIASFDTAVIAYEPVWAIGTGHTASPEQAQHVHAFIRSQLEKEDAMIARLTRLLYGGSVKAANAADLFAQPDVDGGLIGGASLASADFLGICAAAY
- the secG gene encoding preprotein translocase subunit SecG, translating into MFVIFSVFYILIAAAMIVLILMQRGAGADAGSGFGGGASATVFGARGSASFLTRTTAVLAALFFALSLGMGMYLSHSGKTQSDNSGDLGVMSGLANKPAATQNAQPVAPVNAEIPQATKSAQGDVPAATTPAKPAGDVPAAEPAKKN
- a CDS encoding Arm DNA-binding domain-containing protein, whose product is MPRLAASLTELQIRKAKPQDKPYFLSDGNGLVLWISPAGLKAWRVRYRLSDGSRPAPATVGHYPEMSLADARVKAVEVQRDAKHGKTTAGLRKARQEIDAAADAGVAAEAELRAEIEQASFRSVSGRWMAEKRLTWATEAKMTASGAPVFRLSWTNACLAGAGRCAYGQSFMSSGGPIRSSTRSST
- a CDS encoding IS3 family transposase (programmed frameshift), whose product is MSSQRFTPEFKEEAVRQVVGRGHSVAEVAARLGVSTHSLYQWVKAVKPDKTEQQATELTEAKSEILRLRAQLRRVEEERDIFKKGRTVLRQRTRVKYRFINDHRHVFRVAPMCRMLEVTRGGFYQWLDKPESDRAIEDRRLLGLIRDSYDASGGVYGARRVLGDLREAGEVCGKHRVEKIMHAQKIKAIRGYKAPRRIVGRPSLIAPNRLQRQFTVDQPDQAWVTDITYLRTWQGWLYLAVVIDLHSRKVIGWSMKPTLAREGVLDALLMAIWRRKPTKAVIVHSDQGSQYGSDDWQRFCRAHGLQPSMSRRGNCWDNAVAESFFSSLKKERIRKRVYKTRDLARADVFDYIEVFYNRTRRHSHLGGVSPEAFEKASL
- a CDS encoding fasciclin domain-containing protein; translation: MSNHDSNTSRVPGKNIVETAAANGSFHTLSKALEAAELTHVLKGSGPYTVFAPTDAAFEKLPKGTLENWLKPENKAELISVLKYHVLPGRASVVEVEKLTAPKMLQGQTAPITKDGDKLRIGGATITGPDIASSNGIIHAIDTVIVPTKH